The DNA sequence CGTTTGGACATCTGCGGTGTCAGAGAGATTTCAGGCATTAAAAAGATGGATGTTTTTTCTTCTTGAATCATCTGTTCAAAGTATTTCATATAGACTTCTGTTTTTCCGCTGCCTGTATCGCCGAAAAGAAGGGAGACTTTGTGTTGTTTTAAGAAGGTGAGTGCTTTTTCCTGTTTTGATGAAAGTATAATTTTTGAGGTACTTTTTATGTTCTTATGACGTACAGCCCAGACTGAAGTCTGGGTTTCGAGGGCTGCGGCCTCAGTTTCATTTGCACCTGGAACCGCTACTTCAGTGCCGGCTGATTTATGCGGCAATATTAAAGCCAAAGCATCTCCGAGTGAGCAGATATAATAAGAGGCTATAAACTTTGCCAAAATGAGCTGTTTGTCTGAAAAACAAAATGCACTCACTTCCAAAATTTCATGTGTTTTAAAATCAGGCTGTTTACATGTAGCAATAACAACACCGTTGACTACTCTGTTTCTTACATGTACGCTGACACGGGTGCCGATTTCTATCTCTTGTTCTGAGTGATAGGTAAACTCACCAAGCGGTGAACCTATGAGTGCTATATTGTAGTAATTTATACGCAAATTTAAAAAGATTTATTTACACTATATGATATAGTACTAACTATCAATTTCGATTATTTGTTTTGTTCCGTATATTATTGTAGCTGCAAAAAGAACTGCTACTGCTACAATTGCAATTGTTGCCAAATCCATTTTATAAATCCTTTAATCTTTTTATATTCGAATGAATACTCCGTGATATTATAATAAATAAAGTCAAAAGAGAATTGTTATATTATTGGAAACATACAACCTTGATACACCTGCACCCAGTGTTAATATAATAGCGACTAGAATATTCAAATAACTCTTCAGTGCGCCAATATGCTCTTTTATCTCATCTATTTTAGCCATACTTAATTATACTCGAATTTCGATTAATTATTTAGTCTACAAGTTTATCGCAAATTGTATCTTGACCGGTATTTAAATCAAATCTACCTGTTGTAGGGCTATAGGTAAACGCACAATCTTTACCGCCGATTTTGTAGACATAATGCAAATAAGGCGGAGCATCGTCTGTTGTACTCCAATGTCCGTCAGTATCGCCGGCAGTTACACCGTACATCAGCAACTCTCTTGTTCCGTTTCCGTCAAAAAGAGTTGTACTGTTTTGACTCAAACCCGATATATAATCCGGATCGCCTTGAATAATATGTGCCTGTCTGTCTGTAATTATAGCAGAGCGTATAGAGGCAATATCTGCACGTCCTTTGCTTATCTGGGCATCTGTTCTTGTTGCAGCAAACTTGGGAATGGCAATACTTGCCAAGATACCCAACACAACAATGACAAAGACAAGCTCTATCATTGTAAAAGCGTTTTGCAACGAGTGCCCTTGGGCTGCCTGTTTTGATTTTTTCATAAACATATAACCTTTTTTCAATAAGTAACAGATGTTCCACGGAGTTTCATTGGGTATTGCGTGGCATCTATAGCACTTTGCAGTGCTGTACAGAGTGTATCACTGTTTGGGTTGCCAAAGAGAATTGTTAAATTATCATCATTTGGACCTGTCTGTATCTGTATTGTAGCACAATCATTCACAGAACCCACTTGAATAACTGCTTTTTTATCGGCTACAGAAATAATAGCTTCTCCTGTATTTTCCAAAGAAGATATAGCATTGGACATTACAGACAAATTATTTTCAGTTTTTGCTTTACTCATTGCATACGAAGCAATTTCAGATGCCCCTGTCATTATATTCATTGCTATTTTAGAGACTTCAGCATCATCTCTGGTTGCAGCCAGCCTCGGAAGTGCAACAGCTGCCAAAATACCTAAAATAACAATGACAAAAACCAATTCAATCATTGTAAAAGCGCTGTGAAAAGAATGTCTCTGAAATCTATTTTTCATCACTATTTATTCCTTAATAATATAAAAAAACTGGATTTGTTTATAATATCATAATTTTTATTATTTTAGTTTTAAAGTTTGGAGAGATTCTATAACTTAGATAGGTAATGGAATAAGAGCTTAAAGAAAATAAAAATATTTTACAGAAATTCCCAACTCATAAATTGAGAATATCTGCAATATTAATCAGTAGTAAATATTAATATACTATATTAGTACCACCGAATTGATGTGTCCCATTTAAATCTTTGGCCTCAACCGCAGTCTTTACATTAGCACAATAAGTTCCACCAGCACCAGTATAAGTTACTGTAATATTACCATCAGTTGCTGAAGTCCCCGTAGAAACACTATAACATTTAAGTTGCGTACAAGATGCTGAACTATTATCTTCTGTTCCTGTTGCTGTATAAGCATTACCCGCATCATTTATACATGTAGCAATATTTGTAAGCTCCGTTGAAGCTTTCGCATCATCACGCGTAGCTGCAAGCTTTGGAATGGCAACTGCTGCCAAAATACCTAAAATAACGATAACGAAGATCAATTCGATCATTGTAAAACCAGCTCTTTTCATAAGAACTCCTTATATTTTTAAAAATTGGATTACACTGGTAATCTTAGAAAACATTATGGACCTATTTTCATTAAAGTTTGCTTAATCTGATTGTTTTCAATTTAAACGAGGCATTGCCCGCACTAAAGTACGGATTCCGGGAGGGAATGATTTAGGAACCGGTATTGTAATGCCGGCTGATAAAATATTTGGAATAAAAGTTGCTTATTATCTGTTATTACATGTAAACAAGGAGTCATTGATGAGCATTGAAATTTCCAAAACCCATTCTCTTTTAACGAAAGCGATGGACTATCGTGTTGCACGTCAGGATATGATAGCATCAAATATTGCCAATGCGGACACGCCTTATTACAAACCGAGAGATATCAGCTTTGAAGATGCTTTGATTGCACAAAAAAATACCCTTTATCAGGACAATACACATCAGTTGAAAATGGCTCGTACCAATGCCAATCATTTGGCGCCAAAAGAAGAGACAAGCGATCTCAAACCCACACTCTTTTTCAGAGACGGACATATGGCTCGCAATGACGGCAACTCTGTCGATATAGATGTGGAAACAACCGAAATGAGCAAGAACTCCATTATGTTTAATGCCATTGTCATGGCAGCCAAAAAAGATGCAGGCATTTTCAAAAGTGTCATAGATGCTTCTGCAAAAGTAAATTAAGGATAGACAACCATGAGTAACTTTCTCAACAGTTTTGATATCAGCGGATACGGACTCTCAGCCCAAAGAGTCCGTGTCAATGTCATTTCAAGCAATATAGCCAATGCCCAGACAACAAGAACAGAAGAAGGCGGACCCTATCGTCGCAAAGAGGTTGTTTTTAAAGCAGTAAACTTTAATGATGTATACAACAAAGCCCTGGGTGGGACTGCACAAAGTGCCAAATATCAAGACCCTTTGAATGAAGGGCAATTTGGACAAAAGGTAAATCCTGCTATAATGAGTGTAGTAGTTGACAAAATTGTAAGAGACGACAGCAAACCTCTTATGAAATTTGAGCCAAACAACCCGGATGCAGATGCAAACGGATATGTGGCATATCCAAATATTAATCCTGTTGTGGAAATGTCCGATTTGGTAGAGGCAACACGCTCCTACCAGGCAAATGTTGCGGCATTTCAAAGTGCAAAGGATATGGCAAACGCTGCCATATCACTGTTACAGTAAAAAAGGAAGTGAAAGATTATGAACAACATTAATAATATTTCCGGTGCTTCAACAGCAGACCTTTTAAAACAAAAAGGCAGTACTGAAAAAACCGGTGGCGAAGCTTTTGCTCAGCAGTTAAAATCAGCCCTCAATGAGGTTAATGAGATTCAAAAAGAGAGCGAAGAAGCTATAGCCGATTTGGCAACAGGCCAGGTAAAAGATCTCCATCAGGCAGCTCTTGCAATCGGCAAAGCAGAAACAAGTATGAAACTTATGTTAGAGATTCGAAACAAAGCATTAAATGCCTACAAAGAGATTGGCAGAACACAATTATAATCTGCCTCTGCACATAATAACTTCATGGTAAACCGTAACAAAAGTAAAAAAATATTCCTTCTTTATGTCCTTATTTCTCTTGCTTTTGCGGTTTTTTTAAGCGTTATGCTTCTCACTGCCACAAAATCACGCCGTATGCCCTCTTTGTATGCAACAGAAAGCTCAAAAGCACAACGTGGCAGTATCATCAGTGCAGACGGTTTTCACATAGCTACAACAAAAAAACTCTATAAAGCAGTTGTCAATACCAGATACATCGACCCTGATAAAAAAGAGTTATTTGTCAAGCTTTTCAGTATTTACTCAGGTATGACACCAAAGGCCATTGAAAAAAGACTCTCCAAACGCAAAGGTGTTGTCGTTTTGAGTTATAATGTGCCACAAATAAAAGCACATTATCTCAAAACACTCGCGAGAGAACTGCGACGCTTTAAAGTATTTTTAGAGTTAAAAAACCCGGCAACAGGGCTTCGTTCTGTGCATGGGCTCAGCATACTTGAGAGCGGGGAAAGCCGGGAGTATCCTTATGGAACACTGCTTACTCCTGTTATAGGCTATCCGCATAAAATAGAAGAAGACGGATATACCTCCATCAAAGGAGTCAAAGGACTTGAAAAAAGATTTGACAACGAACTCTCACCCAGACAGGACGGCTACAGCAGAGG is a window from the Sulfurimonas hydrogeniphila genome containing:
- a CDS encoding type II secretion system protein, which gives rise to MKNRFQRHSFHSAFTMIELVFVIVILGILAAVALPRLAATRDDAEVSKIAMNIMTGASEIASYAMSKAKTENNLSVMSNAISSLENTGEAIISVADKKAVIQVGSVNDCATIQIQTGPNDDNLTILFGNPNSDTLCTALQSAIDATQYPMKLRGTSVTY
- the fliE gene encoding flagellar hook-basal body complex protein FliE; amino-acid sequence: MNNINNISGASTADLLKQKGSTEKTGGEAFAQQLKSALNEVNEIQKESEEAIADLATGQVKDLHQAALAIGKAETSMKLMLEIRNKALNAYKEIGRTQL
- the flgC gene encoding flagellar basal body rod protein FlgC — protein: MSNFLNSFDISGYGLSAQRVRVNVISSNIANAQTTRTEEGGPYRRKEVVFKAVNFNDVYNKALGGTAQSAKYQDPLNEGQFGQKVNPAIMSVVVDKIVRDDSKPLMKFEPNNPDADANGYVAYPNINPVVEMSDLVEATRSYQANVAAFQSAKDMANAAISLLQ
- a CDS encoding type II secretion system protein translates to MKRAGFTMIELIFVIVILGILAAVAIPKLAATRDDAKASTELTNIATCINDAGNAYTATGTEDNSSASCTQLKCYSVSTGTSATDGNITVTYTGAGGTYCANVKTAVEAKDLNGTHQFGGTNIVY
- a CDS encoding type II secretion system protein, which encodes MKKSKQAAQGHSLQNAFTMIELVFVIVVLGILASIAIPKFAATRTDAQISKGRADIASIRSAIITDRQAHIIQGDPDYISGLSQNSTTLFDGNGTRELLMYGVTAGDTDGHWSTTDDAPPYLHYVYKIGGKDCAFTYSPTTGRFDLNTGQDTICDKLVD
- the flgB gene encoding flagellar basal body rod protein FlgB — translated: MSIEISKTHSLLTKAMDYRVARQDMIASNIANADTPYYKPRDISFEDALIAQKNTLYQDNTHQLKMARTNANHLAPKEETSDLKPTLFFRDGHMARNDGNSVDIDVETTEMSKNSIMFNAIVMAAKKDAGIFKSVIDASAKVN